One stretch of Sander vitreus isolate 19-12246 chromosome 16, sanVit1, whole genome shotgun sequence DNA includes these proteins:
- the ak1 gene encoding adenylate kinase isoenzyme 1 isoform X1 — MGNTCTADHTIDITHTPDRRDDKIKDAKIIFVVGGPGSGKGTQCEKVVAKYGYTHLSSGDLLRAEVSSGSERGKQLQAIMQKGELVPLDTVLDMIKDAMIAKADVSKGYLIDGYPREVKQGEEFEKKIGKPCLLLYVDAKGETMVKRLLKRGETSGRSDDNEETIKKRLDLYYKATEPVIAFYESRGIVRKVDSELPVDEVFSQVSKAIDAL; from the exons ATGGGAAATACGTGTACTGCTGATCACACTATCGACATTACCCACACACCGGACCGTCGAGATG ACAAAATTAAAGATGCCAAGATCATCTTTGTTGTTG gtggGCCTGGCTCTGGAAAGGGCACCCAGTGTGAGAAGGTAGTTGCAAAGTATGGTTACACCCACCTGTCATCTGGGGATCTGCTCCGTGCTGAGGTGTCTTCTGGTTCTGAGAGAGGCAAGCAGCTCCAGGCCATCATGCAGAAGGGAGAGCTTGTGCCCCTG GACACAGTCTTAGACATGATTAAGGATGCCATGATCGCCAAGGCTGATGTCTCCAAGGGCTACCTTATTGATGGCTACCCCCGTGAGGTGAAGCAGGGCGAGGAGTTTGAGAAAAAG ATCGGCAAACCCTGCCTGCTGCTGTACGTTGATGCAAAAGGAGAGACCATGGTCAAGAGGCTTTTGAAGCGTGGTGAGACCAGCGGCCGTTCTGATGACAATGAGGAGACCATCAAGAAGCGCCTGGACTTGTATTACAAAGCAACTGAGCCAGTCATTGCCTTTTACGAGAGCCGGGGCATTGTCAGGAAG GTTGACTCTGAGCTGCCAGTGGATGAGGTCTTCAGCCAAGTTTCCAAGGCTATTGATGCACTGTAG
- the ak1 gene encoding adenylate kinase isoenzyme 1 isoform X2 — MADKIKDAKIIFVVGGPGSGKGTQCEKVVAKYGYTHLSSGDLLRAEVSSGSERGKQLQAIMQKGELVPLDTVLDMIKDAMIAKADVSKGYLIDGYPREVKQGEEFEKKIGKPCLLLYVDAKGETMVKRLLKRGETSGRSDDNEETIKKRLDLYYKATEPVIAFYESRGIVRKVDSELPVDEVFSQVSKAIDAL, encoded by the exons ATGGCAG ACAAAATTAAAGATGCCAAGATCATCTTTGTTGTTG gtggGCCTGGCTCTGGAAAGGGCACCCAGTGTGAGAAGGTAGTTGCAAAGTATGGTTACACCCACCTGTCATCTGGGGATCTGCTCCGTGCTGAGGTGTCTTCTGGTTCTGAGAGAGGCAAGCAGCTCCAGGCCATCATGCAGAAGGGAGAGCTTGTGCCCCTG GACACAGTCTTAGACATGATTAAGGATGCCATGATCGCCAAGGCTGATGTCTCCAAGGGCTACCTTATTGATGGCTACCCCCGTGAGGTGAAGCAGGGCGAGGAGTTTGAGAAAAAG ATCGGCAAACCCTGCCTGCTGCTGTACGTTGATGCAAAAGGAGAGACCATGGTCAAGAGGCTTTTGAAGCGTGGTGAGACCAGCGGCCGTTCTGATGACAATGAGGAGACCATCAAGAAGCGCCTGGACTTGTATTACAAAGCAACTGAGCCAGTCATTGCCTTTTACGAGAGCCGGGGCATTGTCAGGAAG GTTGACTCTGAGCTGCCAGTGGATGAGGTCTTCAGCCAAGTTTCCAAGGCTATTGATGCACTGTAG